DNA sequence from the Sceloporus undulatus isolate JIND9_A2432 ecotype Alabama chromosome 4, SceUnd_v1.1, whole genome shotgun sequence genome:
AACGCTCCCTGGAATTCTGCGAAGCATGCTGTCTGAATGCCGCATCGTAGGCGATAGCCGCTGTGTCTCCCGCAAAAGCCTTGGCCCTGAGAACATTAAGCAAATGGCCGTCTAAATGCCACGCTCGCTCAGGGAAGGCCATAGAGACTACCGCTTTAAAGATGGTGAAGCCCTCCAACCAGTTAGCAAAGGTGTGCTCAGCCGGTGCAACCTTGGGCTCCTTCTTGGCCTTCTTTGTCGAAGTAACAGCAATAGCCTCCTTGCCCTTAGGCTGGAGGAGGGTGAAGACATCCACGTAGCATCCCCGAAGAATGAGCTTTCTAACCTTGCTAGATAAGTGAGCTCCCGGAGGGTGCTCACCTGGAGCACAAATGGGTAAATCATTCATCTGTGGATCTACCCACACACCCTGGAGTCCTGAATGCCAGCGAGGTAGGCCAGGAACCAAGGCATGATCAacccaaaaaccatccctccAGCATGGAACATTAGGTCGAGGTCCACCTGCAACTGCAGGTTGCTCGGACCCTGCAAAACGGGCCATTTGCCGTCTCCTCttggccttccttttcctcttccgtTCCTTGCGCCGATCAGCTGATGACGATGCTCCAAGCCCCCTTTCATCATCTGACGAAGAAGAAGATGAACTGGAACTGGACGAATCCGAGGAGCTGGGCGCTGGTTCCCTCGCCATCTGAGATGCAGGAACAAAAGAAGGCGCAGCAGTGGCAGGCTGACTGGAAGTTGTAGCCTGCTGAATCAGGACAGCAATGGACCTTGATAAATTGGCGACTATCTCGGGTGAAAGTGAAGATGCCGCCGCAGGCAG
Encoded proteins:
- the LOC121929400 gene encoding uncharacterized protein LOC121929400, with the translated sequence MPPKPPPVPLASRPTTRGQSGLPRRSWAGMARTHRASTPKGTPVADPPADSFPSLPAAASSLSPEIVANLSRSIAVLIQQATTSSQPATAAPSFVPASQMAREPAPSSSDSSSSSSSSSSSDDERGLGASSSADRRKERKRKRKAKRRRQMARFAGSEQPAVAGGPRPNVPCWRDGFWVDHALVPGLPRWHSGLQGVWVDPQMNDLPICAPGEHPPGAHLSSKVRKLILRGCYVDVFTLLQPKGKEAIAVTSTKKAKKEPKVAPAEHTFANWLEGFTIFKAVVSMAFPERAWHLDGHLLNVLRAKAFAGDTAAIAYDAAFRQHASQNSRERWDLLHNEIWLLEVGTRAAPRALSQVSSQFADKGLLCWDFNVGKCIRTQCKFDHLCAFCRGSHARLSCPDALSSSQFSRARRPASPINPGVGLASK